The Bacillaceae bacterium IKA-2 DNA window GTTTCCTCTGACTCAATGTATCTTTTCGTACCTTTAAACATCGCTTCCATAATAGCTTCTTTGTAAGTTGCAAGCTCTAGAGGTGAGGTCAAAAGCTCAACATCATCTTCAGTTAATAGTTCCTTTTTATCTCCGTTTAGCCTGTTATTAATTAACACACTTTGATTCGCTAAAAGGGTGATCAGCCATACCACTTCATCCAGTGCCATTTCGAAGTTTTCTGACTTCATGAGCTTGTCACCTAAGTTTTCAAGACCACCATACCTTTTCGCAATTTCCTTTGTTGCCTTAGTGGTAAGAATAAGCTTATATTCAAGTCCACCAATTACTATCACTGCGCTTCTATCTTTGTCCATAATCCACATCCTCCTTATGGTGTTACTGTAAATACAGGCTCGTATACTTCCGTAAACCACGTGCTGATGGTATCTGCAACAACACCAGTATCATCTTCGCTAACTTCGGCTTTCCATGGATGGTTGCCAAGTCCGTCCAGCTTGTTTCTTCGCATCACTGTTCCTTCAATGGTCGGTGTTTGAAAAGAAATGCTATCACCTTTTGTTAATAAATTGGTTGCTGGTATACCAAACTTGACTCGAAAGAGCCAAAAGTATCGATATTTGCCGTTAGCCTTCTTTGCTCTAAACCCAATGGCTACCGGTGTGCCACCATCCTCACTTGCAGAGATTAACACCTTATTGTCGTCAATCTTTGCTCCTGTTAGATCCTCTGCTGCTGTTGTACCAATGTCATCAATACCAAGGGATAACTTTCCACTCTTAAATTCTTTTACCACCTCAGCCGCACCATCATCCGCATAAAGCACAGCTTCCGCAAGTTCAACGGACAAATCTGCCTTCATTGCTTTTGCAAGAGATATTGGGGTTTCGTAGGTTTCTGTACCATTTGCTCCTTCTGTTATTTTTGAATAATAAAGTCTATCTAGTCCAATGGTTGCCATAACTTATTCCTCCTTCAGTTCATATTCGGAAGCTACAAAGTAGCTTTTGCCACAATCGATGGCTAGGTGATGATATTTTGTATCATTCTCAAAGCCAATGTATCTTCTGTCTGTAATCATAAAACCAGCTTCAAGTAGTATCTTAGAGAGCTGGTTTTTGCGTGATATATAGTTGTTTTTACAAAAAAGCGAAAGCCGAACTTCCTGGGTTTCTGCTTGTGGGAGGTTATCTGCAAAGACCTCAAAGGTATCCACCATGGGAGTGATGACCATATACTCATCGGGAGGTTTTCCTGAAAAGTAGCCCGTTTCAATTGGAATATCTACCTGACTAAGTAGTGTATTTAGTTCTTTTAAAATACTCATATTTGACCTAGCTCCTTTTCAAGCTCTGCTTTCATAGCCTCAACACAAGCGGATCTTGTTGCTGATTTTGCAGGCTTTAAAAATGGCTTTGCAGGCTGTCCGCTTTTGCCATACTCGATAATATTAGCAAGTTTCGCATTGCTCTCACCATCTCTTCTTGGTTCACTAAACCCTATCTTGACATTGTAATTTCCATCTCTATCTTGTTTGGCTGGGGAGACCCCAAGTGCCGCTGATAACTCACCAGTTGATTTTGTATCATACTTTGTTCCTTTTCCGATAATCGATAACAGATTTGATTTTACCTTTGAAACCACAACTTCAGCACCTGCATCCAGTATCTTTGGTACAATCACATCCGTTTTTTCCTCTAGCCTTGATAGTTTTAAAAGAAAGTCATCTGGCATTTTGATATCTACTTTAGCCACTTGCAATCACCCTCTCTGCCAGCACCTCAATATACATCCCTCTCCCCTTTACATCTTCAACACTGAGAATGTTATAGCGCCCATCCGAACATGTGATGATAAGCGTAGTTGTAATTTCAATACTTGGTATCTTTCTGAAACGAAATAGAGCGGATGCTGTGGAAAATGTGGCCCGATTTGCCCATTTCTCAGTACCATGGCGATCCTCTTTGTAGGCTCTTACGGAAGCTAAAATGTTATCGCCTGTTGTTACAAACCCCTCCGCATCTTTTACTGGCTCAGTGGATATGACATCTATAAATTCGTTCATCTTGCCATAACTCATATAATCACATCCTTATTTAGTCTCAGCAGCATGTTAACTACATTCCAAACCTGCTGCGAAGCTTGCACATTATCACTAAAAAAGCCACCAGTGCTACCGTCACGACTCTCATAAAAGTGTGATGATAGCATGATGACTGCTTGCTTCGTAGTCGGGTGCATCGGAGCATCTGTGTAAAATCCTTCTGGCTTTTTCTGATAGCTTTCTGCATAGGAAACAGCAGCAGTGATGAAGCCTTGAAGTAGATTATCATCTTCGCTATGCGTTAATATTAAATTCTCTTTAACTGTTAAGAGTAAAGTATCCATCACTGCACCTCCCTTTTTTATTCACTCGCCATAAGACCTGCAGCTT harbors:
- a CDS encoding phage tail protein — its product is MATIGLDRLYYSKITEGANGTETYETPISLAKAMKADLSVELAEAVLYADDGAAEVVKEFKSGKLSLGIDDIGTTAAEDLTGAKIDDNKVLISASEDGGTPVAIGFRAKKANGKYRYFWLFRVKFGIPATNLLTKGDSISFQTPTIEGTVMRRNKLDGLGNHPWKAEVSEDDTGVVADTISTWFTEVYEPVFTVTP
- a CDS encoding HK97 gp10 family phage protein yields the protein MAKVDIKMPDDFLLKLSRLEEKTDVIVPKILDAGAEVVVSKVKSNLLSIIGKGTKYDTKSTGELSAALGVSPAKQDRDGNYNVKIGFSEPRRDGESNAKLANIIEYGKSGQPAKPFLKPAKSATRSACVEAMKAELEKELGQI
- a CDS encoding head-tail adaptor protein; translation: MSYGKMNEFIDVISTEPVKDAEGFVTTGDNILASVRAYKEDRHGTEKWANRATFSTASALFRFRKIPSIEITTTLIITCSDGRYNILSVEDVKGRGMYIEVLAERVIASG
- a CDS encoding head-tail connector protein, which codes for MDTLLLTVKENLILTHSEDDNLLQGFITAAVSYAESYQKKPEGFYTDAPMHPTTKQAVIMLSSHFYESRDGSTGGFFSDNVQASQQVWNVVNMLLRLNKDVII